One window from the genome of Salvia miltiorrhiza cultivar Shanhuang (shh) chromosome 7, IMPLAD_Smil_shh, whole genome shotgun sequence encodes:
- the LOC130993803 gene encoding uncharacterized protein LOC130993803, producing the protein MANIAKLEFVALDILGKNYMSWTLDADIHLISRGLGETIKEGNKASDQDRAKALIFLRHHLHDDLKTEIVSKLKLCGEKISDADMLEKIFSTFHASNVLLQQQYRERGFKKYPELISCLLVAEQNNELLFKTHELCPTSSAALPEANATFNHDNGRGRGNQRGRGRGHGRGKPHDATFSNKRHKASNEHTKRKVNAKGVA; encoded by the exons ATGGCAAACATAGCCAAACTTGAGTTCGTCGCCCTTGACATCTTGGGCAAGAATTATATGTCATGGACTCTTGATGCAGATATTCACCTGATCTCAAGGGGTCTAGGAGAAACTataaaagaaggaaacaaagcGTCCGACCAGGATCGCGCTAAGGCACTAATATTCCTTCGTCATCACCTTCATGATGACCTTAAGACAGA AATTGTTTCTAAATTGAAACTTTGTGGAGAGAAAATCAGTGATGCTGATATGCTTGAGAAAATATTCTCCACGTTTCATGCTTCTAATGTGTTGTTACAGCAACAATATAGAGAGCGTGGTTTCAAAAAGTATCCAGAATTAATATCTTGTTTGTTGGTTGCCGAGCAAAATAATGAATTGCTCTTCAAAACCCACGAACTCTGCCCCACCAGTTCCGCTGCATTGCCTGAAGCCAATGCAACTTTCAACCACGATAATGGACGTGGTCGTGGGAACCAACGTGGACGTGGGCGTGGACATGGACGTGGTAAACCACATGATGCAACCTTTAGCAACAAAAGGCATAAAGCATCCAACGAGCATACAAAAAGGAAGGTGAATGCCAAAGGTGTAGCATGA